In the Malus domestica chromosome 16, GDT2T_hap1 genome, one interval contains:
- the LOC139193015 gene encoding uncharacterized protein codes for MTNMSKSSFTNVIEQVEPPRKFSRPYFTPFKGDGDSERHLKHYRSTMVLYRSNDALMCKIFTTTLQGEAQDWFHTLPPRSIQSFDDLSLVFTKEYSSYRSIKKKSDYLFNVKKNPKESLRDYMKRFKAKKAKIVGYDDSVASAAFQKGLSADHPLFREMIIKEDLTLANSFALAEKHALWDEAQRADKAPEHP; via the coding sequence ATGACCAACATGAGCAAGTCATCTTTCACGAACGTGATTGAGCAGGTAGAGCCTCCACGCAAGTTTAGTAGGCCATACTTCACACCTttcaaaggagatggagattcGGAGAGGCACTTGAAGCACTATCGAAGCACGATGGTCCTTTATCGGAGCAACGATGCCCTTATGTGCAAAATCTTCACCACCACTTTACAAggtgaggcgcaagattggtttcacACCTTGCCACCACGATCCATCCAGAgttttgatgatctttccttggttttcaccaaagaatactcatcctaccgctcgatcaagaaaaagtctGACTACTTGTTCAACgtgaagaagaacccaaaggagtcgctccGTGACTAcatgaagaggttcaaagcaaaGAAGGCAAAGATCGTCGGATATGATGACTCGGTAGCAAgcgcagccttccaaaaaggactttcAGCAGACCACCCACTATTTAGAGAAATGATCAtaaaagaagatctaactctagcAAACTCATTTgctctggcagagaagcatgcactttgggatgaggctcaaCGAGCAGACAAGGCGCCCGAGCACCCTTGA
- the LOC103422279 gene encoding 2-hydroxyisoflavanone dehydratase-like, protein MACIAKEVETELLPFFRVYKDGYVERLLGSQYVPPLLDDPETGVSSKDITISQDPLIKARVFLPKLDEPHQKLPVLVYYHGGGFCVESAFSSDHHRYLDGLVSQAKVVAVSVEYRMAPEHYLPAAYEDGWAALQWIASHFAENVIDDEPWLTNHGNSERFFLGGDSAGANIAHNIAMKVGKEGLPGGLKVLGVSLTHPYFCGSKEIGSETCEDPEDFGCLVWNFVYPSAPGGVDCPMINPVAPDAPSLAGLACSRLFVSVSENDELRHRGIAYYEAVKESGWEGEAELVEVEGEDHAFHILKFETPKAKDLTRKVADFLTK, encoded by the coding sequence ATGGCTTGCATTGCAAAGGAGGTAGAGACAGAGCTTCTCCCCTTTTTTCgagtctacaaggacggctaTGTCGAGCGACTCTTAGGCTCTCAATACGTTCCCCCGTTGCTCGATGACCCTGAAACGGGAGTCTCCTCCAAAGACATCACCATTTCACAAGACCCCTTGATCAAAGCCAGAGTCTTTCTTCCAAAACTCGATGAACCACATCAGAAACTCCCCGTCTTGGTCTACTACCATGGTGGGGGTTTCTGCGTTGAGTCCGCCTTCTCATCCGATCACCACCGCTATCTTGACGGGTTGGTCTCCCAAGCCAAGGTTGTTGCTGTGTCGGTCGAGTATAGGATGGCTCCTGAACACTATCTCCCTGCTGCATATGAAGACGGCTGGGCTGCTCTCCAATGGATTGCCTCGCATTTCGCTGAAAACGTCATTGATGACGAGCCCTGGTTGACAAATCATGGAAATTCGGAACGTTTTTTTCTCGGTGGAGATAGTGCGGGAGCCAATATTGCTCATAACATTGCCATGAAAGTTGGGAAGGAGGGCTTGCCTGGTGGTTTAAAGGTGTTAGGAGTCTCTCTCACGCACCCTTACTTTTGCGGTTCAAAGGAAATTGGATCGGAGACTTGTGAAGATCCTGAGGACTTTGGATGTCTGGTTTGGAACTTTGTATACCCTTCAGCTCCAGGCGGTGTTGATTGTCCGATGATCAATCCGGTGGCTCCAGACGCACCGAGCCTGGCGGGACTCGCGTGTTCGCGGTTGTTTGTGAGTGTTTCTGAGAATGATGAACTGAGACATAGAGGCATAGCTTACTATGAAGCAGTGAAGGAAAGTGGGTGGGAAGGAGAAGCTGAGCTGGTTGAAGTGGAAGGAGAGGATCATgcatttcatattttgaaatttGAGACTCCAAAAGCTAAGGATTTGACCAGAAAAGTGGCCGACTTTCTCACCAAGTAA